TCTGCTGGAGCGGCACCCGGACCTGCAGCTGGTGATCGCCCACCTCGGCATGCCCGAGTACGCCGAGTTCCTGACGCTGGCCGAGCGGTACGCCGGCGTGCGGCTGGACACCACGATGTTCGCCACCGACTTCACCGAGCGGCTGATGCCCTTCGACCGGGCGCTGCTGCCCCGCCTGGCGGCCCTGGGCCACAAGGTGCTGCTCGGCAGCGACTTCCCGACGATCCCCTACCCGTACGCCCACCAGCTCGCCGCGCTGCACGGGCTCGGGCTCGGCGAGGACTGGCTGCGGCGGGTGCTGTGGCAGAACGGGGCCGACCTGTTCGGCCTGCCCCGCTAGCCTCGGCACCCGTGATCTTCCCCGCCGGCCTCACCGACCGACCGCTCACCGCTGCGGACCTGCCCGCGGTCGCCGCGCTGTACGCCGCGGCCGAGGCGGTCGACGACACCGGTGAGCACCACGACGCCGACGACCTCGCCGAGTACTGGTTCGCGCCGTTCATCGACGTCGCCGCCGACACCCGGGTGGTGCTCGACGGCGACGAGCTGGTCGCCGTCGGTGTCGCGGTCGCGCCGCCCACCTTCCGGGACGCCTACGGCGTGCACCTGGACGGCCGGGTGCACCCGGCGCGCCGCGGCGAGGGGATCGGCCGGGCCCTGCTGGGCTGGCAGCTCGAGCGGGGGACGGCGATCCACGCCGAACGGCACCCCGAGGCACCGGCCCGGCTGACCGTGCTGGCCCAGGCCTCGATCACCGGCCAGGAGGGCCTGCTCCGGCACGCGGGCCTCGAACCGGTGCGCTGGTTCCAGCAGATGTCCCGGCCACTGGCCGACGTGCCCCCCGCGCGCACCGTCGAGGGCGTGGACCTCGTCGCCTTCGACTGGTCCCGCGACGAGCAGGCCAGGCACGCGCACAACGCCGCGTTCACCGAGCACTACGGCTCCAGCGAGCGGG
This sequence is a window from Geodermatophilaceae bacterium NBWT11. Protein-coding genes within it:
- a CDS encoding GNAT family N-acetyltransferase, yielding MIFPAGLTDRPLTAADLPAVAALYAAAEAVDDTGEHHDADDLAEYWFAPFIDVAADTRVVLDGDELVAVGVAVAPPTFRDAYGVHLDGRVHPARRGEGIGRALLGWQLERGTAIHAERHPEAPARLTVLAQASITGQEGLLRHAGLEPVRWFQQMSRPLADVPPARTVEGVDLVAFDWSRDEQARHAHNAAFTEHYGSSERDRTSWESMFTGQRSFRPDLSVLALDHDEVVGYVLAYVHEADTAATGVTDAYYGQIGVVPTARGRGLAKPVIIAALRAAAAAGCDTASLEVDSDNVTQALGLYESIGFTTRRTQVSWSTHLAPRT